One genomic segment of Penaeus chinensis breed Huanghai No. 1 chromosome 13, ASM1920278v2, whole genome shotgun sequence includes these proteins:
- the LOC125031515 gene encoding uncharacterized protein DDB_G0271670-like, whose translation SSSFSSSFSFPFSSSSSSPSSSSSSSPSSSSSSFSSSFSSSSSSSSSSFSSSSSSSSSSSPSSSSSFTSSSSSSSSSSYSSSSSSSSSSPSSSSSSSSSSFSSSFSSSASFSSSSSSSFSSSSSSSSSSSSSSSSSSSSFSFSFSSSSSFSCSSSSSSSSSYFSSSSSSSSSTSSSSSSSSSSSSSSSSTSSSSSSSSSSSTSSSSSSSSSSSSS comes from the coding sequence tcctcctccttctcctcctccttctctttccccttctcctcctcttcctcctccccttcctcctcctcttcctcctcaccttcctcctcctcctcctctttctcctcctccttctcctcctcctcctcttcttcgtcctcctccttctcctcctcctcctcctcctcttcctcctcctccccctcctcctcctcctcctttacttcctcctcatcctcatcctcatcctcatcctactcctcctcctcctcttcttcttcctcttccccctcctcctcctcctcatcatcatcatcatccttctcctcctccttctcctcctccgcatccttctcctcctcatcatcctcctccttctcctcctcctcctcttcttcctcctcttcctcctcctcctcatcatcatcatcatcatccttctccttctccttctcctcctcctcctccttctcctgctcctcctcctcctcctcctcctcctcctatttctcctcctcctcctcctcctcctcctccacctcctcctcctcctcctcctcctcctcctcctcctcctcctcctcctccacctcctcctcctcctcctcctcctcctcctcctccacctcctcctcctcctcctcctcctcctcctcctcctcctcc